In Blastococcus saxobsidens DD2, the genomic stretch GCAGGTACTTCCAGAGCCCTCGTAGCCGCCACACCACGGTGAGCTGGCGGTAGCCGAGGCTTTCCACCACGGCCCATAGGACCATGACGGCACGGTCGGCCAGGCCGTGGTAGCGGCGATAGGCCACCTCGTCCAGGAGGAGGGTGCAGACGGTGAGGAGCAGGCCGTACCCGTAGGCGACGAGGAAGAGCAGGACGGCGAATCGCACATCGACGGCACCGAACAGGAGCGCGGGCACTAGCCCGATGATGGCGAGGAACTCGACGACCGGGGCCAACAGCTCGATGAGGAGGAAGTAGGGCAGCACGACCATGCCCAAGGCGCCGTAGCGGGGGTTGAGCAGCTGCCGCCGGTACCGCCAGAGCACGTCGGCCAGCCCTCGGTGCCAGCGGTCGCGTTGGCGGCCCAGCACCGCGAGGGACTCCGGGACCTCCGTCCACGCCACCGGGTCGGGGATGAAGACCACGCGGTCGGGAAGCCGCTGCTCGCGTGCGTTCCGCCGGATCCGCGCGACCAGCTCCATGTCCTCGCCGACGGTCGCGTGGAGATAGCCGCCGACAGCGATCACTGCATCCCGCCGAAAAAGTCCGAACGCGCCGGAGATGATCAGGTTGCCGCCGAGCCGATTCCAGCCTAGCCGGCCGAACAGGAAGGCGCGCAGGTACTCGACTGCCTGTACGCCGGCGAGGAAGGTCCGGGGCGCTCGAGCGGTGACCACCCGGCCGCCTCGGATCAGCGAGCCGTTGGCGACGCGGATGGTGCCGCCGGCCGCGAGGACAGTGTCGTCGGTCAGCATCGGGCGGACCATGCGCAGCAGTGCGTCTGATTCGATCAGGGTGTCCGCGTCGATGGCGCAGACCAGGTCGCCGGTGGCCACGTTGAGGGCGGCGTTCAGGGCGTCGGCCTTACCACCGTTCTCCTTGTCTACGACGATCAGGTCGGGATGGGTGGAGGAGCGGTAGAGGCCCCGGACCGGCTTCGTCGCGATGCGCCGCCAGTAGACCGGATGGATCGACGTCAGCCCGAACGCCCGCGTGACGACGTCCAGCGTGCCGTCGGCGGAGCCGTCGTTGACCAGGACGATCTCCAGGTTGGGGTACTGCAGGGTCAGCAGCGAGGTGACGCTCTCGCTGACCGTGGCCTCCTCGTTGTGGGCCGGCGCCAGGATACTGATCCGTGGCGCTACGCCGGAGCCGAGCAGCCGCCGATGGTCGGCCCCCCGGACGGTACGGGTGTGCTGGAGTGTTTCCAGCGTCGCGGCGACCAACTGGACGGCGTAGCAGCTGTTCAGGACGAGGAAGTAGACGAGGACGACGGCCTGGGCTGCGCCGAGGACCGCTTCCGCTCCGGGCATGGTCACGCGGCCAACTCCGGTCGCGCGTCCGGAAGGTCGAGGACGCGCCGCGCGGCATCGCGGGCGAACGGGTCGTCGTTCATGAGCGCGCGATGGAGCAGCAGGAGCCCGGTCGAGCCGAGGGCCTTCAGAGTCAGCGCCGCCTCGCTGCGCACGTCCCAGGCGGGATCGCTGAGCAGCCGGGCCACCTGCGCCGCCGCGGGCCAGTACTCGAGGCGACCCAGGCCCCGCACAGCCGCGGCCCGCACGTCCGGATGCTGGTCGTCCAGCAGTTCCGCGAGGCGGTCCACCGCGTCGGTGCCGCCCACCGCCGCGATCAGGGCAGCGGCCAGCGCCCGCGTATGTGGGTCTTCGTCCGTCGTCGCAGTGAGCGCCGGCCCGAACATCATGGGGTCGGTCAGGACCACGGCCACCTCCAGTCCCGCCTGCAGGGCGCTCCCGCGACGATCGGAGAGGAAGTGGGTGAGCGCGCCCAGGCATGGCCGGCCGATCCGCACGAGCGCGTCCTTGACCGGTAGCAGCCCCCTCATCTGGCTGCCGTCCAGCAGGCGGAGCAGTTGGTCGATGAGCGCCGGATCGGGATTCTCGGTGACCCACTCGATCGCCTGAGCCCGTACCTCCGGGCGCGGATCGTTGAGCAGTGCGGGAGCAATGGCGGCGCCGGCGCGCAGCTGCGTGAGCAGGCGCAGGCCCTGCAACCGTCGCCACCACCGGCGGCTGCCGCACCACCGCTCGGCGCGCTCCGTGACACCGACCCTGGTCATGAGCTCGGTGAGCCGAGCGCGCTGAGCGCCCACCAGGCTAGGGGCCAGCTCCTGCAGAAGCCGCACCTGCAGCCTGAACGGCATCGAGCGCAGCAGCGCGGACGACAGCCGGCCCGTGCCCTCCGCCAGCCGAAGCGAGGTCAGGCGGTGGAGCACGGCAAATCGCGCCCGGTCCAGCCGAGCCCGTCGACGGGCGTGCAGGGCGTGGCCGACCAGGGCGGCCGCGGCGGCACTGAGCAGCGCACCTTCGACGAGCGCCAGGTGCGCGAGTAGCGCTGCCGGTGCGGCGACGCTCATCGGGCGAGCGCCCTCCGCACCCGCTGCATGAGCACGGGAAGGCTGAACGGCTTGGCCACATGGTCGATCGCGCCGAGCTCCAGGGCCTCCAGCGTTTCTTCCTCGGTGGAGCGGCCGGTGAGCATGATCGTCCGAGTGCGCTCGAGGACACCGGCCTCGGCCATGGCGGCCAGGACGGCGAGACCATTGCGACCCGGAAGATCCCAGTCCAGCAGCACCAGACGAGGCGACAACGGACCGGTCAGGCTGGCCGCGGCCTCGTCACCGTCGCGGAGCCAGCAGGTGGAGTACCCGCGCGTCGCCAGGCTGTGCAGGATCAGTGCCGCGATCACCTCGTCGTCCTCGACGAGCGCGACATCGACCATCGCGACGTCGATATCGGTCGGATCGGTGTGATGGGCGCCGGCCGGGACGACCCGGTCCCGCCCCTGGGCCTTGGCCTGGTACAGCGCGAGATCGGCGCTGCGGTAGAGAGCCTCTACGTCGGTTCCGTCGAATGGGTACTGCGCTACCCCCGCGCTGAAGGACAGCGAGAACGGTGCGGCCGCTACGGAGGTGAAGACCTCATGCCGCCACTTCTCGAGCAGCTCGGCAACGCGCTGCACACCGTCGTCCCGGGTCATGCCGTACATGCCGACGACGAACTCCTCGCCGCCCCAGCGAGCGGTGATGTCCTCTCCCCGGAACGTCTCCGTGAGCAGCTCACCCAGACGGCGCAGCACCTCGTCTCCCACGGTGTGCCCGTGGCGGTCGTTGACCGACTTGAACTGGTCGAGGTCGAGCACGGCCAGGCACAACGGCTGGCCGAAGCGCTGGGCGGTACGGATGAAACGGTTGAGCACCTCGGTGGAGCGCCGGCGGGTGCTGACGCCGGTGAGCGCGTCGGTGTCGGCGAGCTGGCGCAGCAGCCGGACGCGCTCGAGGCGATTCATGACCCGACCCAGGAACTCGGCTGCGAGGACCGGCTTGGTCAGGTAGTCGTCGCCACCGGCTGCGAAGATGGCCTGAACGGTGCCCGGATCTGCTCGGGCGGTCAGGAACAACACGGGCAGCGCGGTCCAGCGAGCGTTGTTGCGCAAGGCGCGGCAGAGCTCGACGCCGTTGGCGTGGGGCATGTCGAAGTCGAGCACGAGCAGGTCTGGGGAGATGTCGTCAACGACCTCGAACAGCCGACGGGGGTCATCGAGGGTGTGGACCTGCAGGCCTTGTGGGGTGAGCAGGGCCCTGACCGCATCCAGCACGAAGGAGTCGTCGTCGACTGTCAGAACCGTTGCCGACGTGCCATTGCCGCGCTCCAACTGGTCGAGGACCGCCTCGATCACCTGAGAAGGTGACAGGCTCTTCTCCAGGAATCCGACTGCGCCGCGCCGGGCGACCTCGACGCGGTCGGTGAAGGTGTCGCGCACCGTCAGGGCGAAGACCGGCAGCCGGGCGGCACTGAGCTCGGCAAGCAGCGCCAGGGCGTCATCGCTGCCACCCGGGAAGCCAAGGTCAAGGAGTACCAGGTCGGGACGTCGCCGGGCGATGGCCAGCCGTGCGGCGGCGGGGCTCCCCGCAACCTCCTCGCGCAGGCCGACCGAGGCGGCCACCGCAGCGATCCCGGCCGCGAAATCCTCGTCATCGTCCACGACGAGCACAGCTCCGCGGTCCGATCCCCGCCGATCACCTCGGACTGCGGGGGCGGCGGCGGGGACCGCAGGCCGCTCGAGCTCGCGGCGCAGCTCAAGGGTGAGCGCCGACAGCTGCGGCACCCGGCGGTGGTCCAGGGCGGTCGCGGTCTCGAACAGGTGCTCGAGTTCTCGGGCCACCCGCGAGCCCTCGGGCAGGCCGAACATCCCCAACGAGCCGGCGAGCTTGTGTGCCTCCCGCGCAGCCTGCTGACGGAGTTCCTCGGTCAGCTCGCCGTTGAGCAGGGCGACGACGACGTCGTCGAAGACGACGGCACGCCGCATGACGTCGTCCTTGCGGCGGTCCCACAGCGCGGCGACGGAATCGGTGACCGCGGCGGGGGTGGGCGGCTGGGGCGCGAGCGTCATTACCGGGGAGGCCAGTCGAGCGCCGCGATGATCTCGTCGGACAGGCTGACCGGATCGAACGGCTTGCTGAGCACGGCATCCCCGCCGAGGTCGGTGAGGAACTGCCGGTCGGCCGAGCGCACCTTCGCGGTCAAGAAGACGACGGGGATGTCGGCGGTGGCGGGGTCGGTGCGCAGCCGCTGGAAGGTGGTGGGGCCATCCATGTCCGGCATCATGACGTCGAGCAGGATCACGTCGGGGCGCTCGGCGGCGGCGGTGACCAGACCGGCGGCGCCGCAGTGGGCTGTTAGTACCTGCCAGCCGCCCATCGCCTCGAGGCTCATCTGCGCGACCTCGCGAATGTCGTCCTCGTCGTCGATCACCAGGATCCGGTTACCGGACAAGGCTGGCCTCCTTTTCGGTGGTCATGTAGGCGACCAGGCCCATGACGCGCTGTTCGAAGTCGGCGGGGCTGATCCGCCCCTTGGTGAAGAACCGGGTCTCTCCCAGCCGTAGCTGCTCGCGCTGGGACTCGTCGAGGTCCTGGGCGGTGTAGACCACCAGCGGCACGTGGTGCAGCCGCTCGTGCCGGCGCAGCCAGTCCACGACGGTGAACCCGT encodes the following:
- a CDS encoding HEAT repeat domain-containing protein, with translation MSVAAPAALLAHLALVEGALLSAAAAALVGHALHARRRARLDRARFAVLHRLTSLRLAEGTGRLSSALLRSMPFRLQVRLLQELAPSLVGAQRARLTELMTRVGVTERAERWCGSRRWWRRLQGLRLLTQLRAGAAIAPALLNDPRPEVRAQAIEWVTENPDPALIDQLLRLLDGSQMRGLLPVKDALVRIGRPCLGALTHFLSDRRGSALQAGLEVAVVLTDPMMFGPALTATTDEDPHTRALAAALIAAVGGTDAVDRLAELLDDQHPDVRAAAVRGLGRLEYWPAAAQVARLLSDPAWDVRSEAALTLKALGSTGLLLLHRALMNDDPFARDAARRVLDLPDARPELAA
- a CDS encoding response regulator, with protein sequence MTLAPQPPTPAAVTDSVAALWDRRKDDVMRRAVVFDDVVVALLNGELTEELRQQAAREAHKLAGSLGMFGLPEGSRVARELEHLFETATALDHRRVPQLSALTLELRRELERPAVPAAAPAVRGDRRGSDRGAVLVVDDDEDFAAGIAAVAASVGLREEVAGSPAAARLAIARRRPDLVLLDLGFPGGSDDALALLAELSAARLPVFALTVRDTFTDRVEVARRGAVGFLEKSLSPSQVIEAVLDQLERGNGTSATVLTVDDDSFVLDAVRALLTPQGLQVHTLDDPRRLFEVVDDISPDLLVLDFDMPHANGVELCRALRNNARWTALPVLFLTARADPGTVQAIFAAGGDDYLTKPVLAAEFLGRVMNRLERVRLLRQLADTDALTGVSTRRRSTEVLNRFIRTAQRFGQPLCLAVLDLDQFKSVNDRHGHTVGDEVLRRLGELLTETFRGEDITARWGGEEFVVGMYGMTRDDGVQRVAELLEKWRHEVFTSVAAAPFSLSFSAGVAQYPFDGTDVEALYRSADLALYQAKAQGRDRVVPAGAHHTDPTDIDVAMVDVALVEDDEVIAALILHSLATRGYSTCWLRDGDEAAASLTGPLSPRLVLLDWDLPGRNGLAVLAAMAEAGVLERTRTIMLTGRSTEEETLEALELGAIDHVAKPFSLPVLMQRVRRALAR
- a CDS encoding response regulator; this translates as MSGNRILVIDDEDDIREVAQMSLEAMGGWQVLTAHCGAAGLVTAAAERPDVILLDVMMPDMDGPTTFQRLRTDPATADIPVVFLTAKVRSADRQFLTDLGGDAVLSKPFDPVSLSDEIIAALDWPPR
- a CDS encoding glycosyltransferase family 2 protein, encoding MPGAEAVLGAAQAVVLVYFLVLNSCYAVQLVAATLETLQHTRTVRGADHRRLLGSGVAPRISILAPAHNEEATVSESVTSLLTLQYPNLEIVLVNDGSADGTLDVVTRAFGLTSIHPVYWRRIATKPVRGLYRSSTHPDLIVVDKENGGKADALNAALNVATGDLVCAIDADTLIESDALLRMVRPMLTDDTVLAAGGTIRVANGSLIRGGRVVTARAPRTFLAGVQAVEYLRAFLFGRLGWNRLGGNLIISGAFGLFRRDAVIAVGGYLHATVGEDMELVARIRRNAREQRLPDRVVFIPDPVAWTEVPESLAVLGRQRDRWHRGLADVLWRYRRQLLNPRYGALGMVVLPYFLLIELLAPVVEFLAIIGLVPALLFGAVDVRFAVLLFLVAYGYGLLLTVCTLLLDEVAYRRYHGLADRAVMVLWAVVESLGYRQLTVVWRLRGLWKYLRKRTDWGTMTRRGFAPSP